The Chlamydia sp. sequence AGCAGCAGAACAGTGAATTAAAGCAACAGATTCAACAGCAGCAGGCATCTCCAAAAAGTTAAGAAGCAGTAATAAAAAAATAAAAATGTTCTTCGATGAAAGACCTTCTCTTAATGTTTAAGGGAAGGTTTTTTTTATTCGAAATTTTCTTCAATACTTCCTTGGCTAGGGGTGTCCATTTATTGATTATTTTGAATGCAAGTTATTAATTGAAAGTTTTTTGTGTGCAATCAAATTTTTTGATAAAGTGGTCTCGATTGAAATAAAAAAAAGGAAAAAAATGAGTGCGGTTGGAGAAAAAAATTCTTTTTTAGATGCTGTGCCTCCTTTAATTGAGGGAAAGTCTCTGCTGTCGAAAATAAAAACTTGTAATTACTTAAAAATTGTAGATATAGCTCTTGCTATTCTTGGTGCTGTAATGATTGTTACTGGAGTACTAACTTTTGTAGTTTGTGCTGGTAGTCTTGCTAATCTTTTAAGTGTTGTAGCATTAATTCTCGGGTCTCTTTGCGTTGGTGTTGGGATAGCTCGTGTTATGAATAATTTCGCTCGGTCTAATTTAGAAAATCAAAATTTTCTAATCCAGCGTCGTTTACGTAATCTTAGAGAAGACAAAGAGGCGTTAGTCTCATTGCTTATGATTAATCAGCAGTTCTTACGGAAGCTTGCTTATGATGTGCAAACTTTGGAAGCTAAAGTTGCTGTTGCGGAGGCAGCATCCAGTGAGGCTATGAATAATGAAAAATCATTGCTATCCGACATGCGATTAGTTTTGTCTAGTTATACGAGATGGTTACGGACTATTGAAGAAGAAAAATTAGCTCTTCGAGCAGTTTTAGATAAAAGTTAATCACTTTATAATAATGACCTGTATATAAATTTTTGAAGCTTAAAATAGTTTTGTTTTTTACAAATACAAAAGCTTTATATCATTTTTTCTTAATGAGGAAGCTTCCCTTTGTTATCTTTTTATTCCCCAAGCATCTTTATTAGATTATCTTTAAAGTGATTCTAAGCTTCTCAAGCGTCTTCTGTGTTTCTTATTTGGAAATAGAAGTCATTTCGAAGTTTTTTATTTTAATCTTATTTTTTTGTAGTATTTCTGCCTTTTTCAGTTTAGAGGAGCCATGCTTAATATAGCTCTTGGTTGAAATTCTTGTTCAATTCCTCGTATTGAGCACCCCAATCCAGAATCTTGTCTTCCTACTCAATATGGGAAGAAGATTTTTAAGATACTAGCTGTTGTATTTGGGGTTTTCGCAGTTTTAGGTGGAATAGCTTTGCCACTTTTTCTAGGTAGTTTTGCGTTAGTACCGATGTTTTTTTTAGTTATCGGATTTGTGACTACGATTCTTGGCTCTGGTATTTTAGGTGGGGTTTTGGTTAGTTGCTATAAAAAATCTTCCCTGCTCCCTGTTACTCAATATCAAAATTTGATTTGTTCTTATCGAGAGCTTTTAGAAGAGGCTGAGAAGGATTTAAAAGAAGCAGAGGCAGAGCTAACCGTAAAATCAAAAAAACTCGAGGAAATTCAAAAACAATTAGAAGCTTTGCCAAGAAATATGGTCTATAACAACAAGATAGGGGAATATTAGCAATTTTGGAGTTAAGTGATCATGGAGATAACTAATAAGTCTTTAAGTTGTTGTAGGTGTAATCCGCTGAAAACTGGGGCTATTTCGAAGTTTCATAAATCTTTTGTCTCTTATTCTAAGGTATATCAGTGTTTAGTTATTGCTATCACTTGTTTGATTGCAGGTGCCTGTATGAGGTAATTAGTTTGGTTTCGTATTTGCTGTCGGTTATGCGAAAATTGGCGCTTTTGCTATCAGAGGTTAATGGGATCGTAGGCAAAATTTCTGAAGACTATATGCTTCTCGAAGACAAGAAGATGCGGGAAGTGAATATTCTCAACGAACATGTGGATATGCTGAATAATTTTTGCTCAAATTTTTCTTGATTTTCGGGGAATAAATTGAAATTGATCATTACTTAAAGATAAGCTCTTCTTGGGGCAGATGTAGAGTATTTCTGTCGTCTGGATTCTTTGCTTTCGAGGAAGGTCTTTTGAAGATTTACGATTTTCAGACAAGTTCATGTTTTAAAGGTAGGTGTGTGAGAAAATAGGGGATAATGAGAGATTTTTTGCCCTACTTTCTTGTTTGAAAACAGGATTTCAGCCTGTTTTTTTGTTAAGTTTTTTTGAATTTAAAAATTGTTTCTGTAAAACTCCTTCCCTTTTTTGACAAGAAAGGAGGAAAAATGGGAACTATAATACAAGGGATGAGGAATGCTTCTAATAACTTGCAATCATCTTCTATGAAAGAAAATGAGGGTTGTTGTTACCGTTTTGTACATAAAATTAGCACAACTGCGCTCCTAATTTTGGGGGTTTTAATTGCTGCAGGAGGAGCTGTAGTGCTAGCTTTATTGTGCACTCTCGCTCCACTATCGTTGTCCTGTGCAGGGATAGCATTAATTGCTTTAGGAGCGGTTATTTTAGGAATGGGGCTTACCTATGCCTGTAAATGTTGTTTCCAGTCTAGAATGGAGCGTCTTCTTGTCCAAGAAAGCAAGGAAATGTCGAGTCTGAAAGAAAGTTTACTAGAGACTAGGGTTGATATTAAGAATTTGGTGGAAGAAAACATTTCTGCGCAGCAGACCAATAATGAAATAGTCCAGTCTCTTTTGGAAGCTTTCGATAAGTTGACTGGTAGATAT is a genomic window containing:
- a CDS encoding IncA protein, whose amino-acid sequence is MSAVGEKNSFLDAVPPLIEGKSLLSKIKTCNYLKIVDIALAILGAVMIVTGVLTFVVCAGSLANLLSVVALILGSLCVGVGIARVMNNFARSNLENQNFLIQRRLRNLREDKEALVSLLMINQQFLRKLAYDVQTLEAKVAVAEAASSEAMNNEKSLLSDMRLVLSSYTRWLRTIEEEKLALRAVLDKS